The Staphylococcus sp. KG4-3 genome has a window encoding:
- a CDS encoding glycine--tRNA ligase: protein MAKDMETIVSLAKHRGFVFPGSDIYGGLSNTWDYGPLGVELKNNVKKAWWQKFITQSPYNVGIDAAILMNPKTWEASGHLGNFNDPMIDNKDSKIRYRADKIIEDYMANEKGDENFVADGLSFDEMKRIIDEEGIVCPVSGTANWTDIRQFNLMFKTFQGVTEDSTNEIFLRPETAQGIFVNYKNVQRTMRKKLPFGIGQVGKSFRNEITPGNFIFRTREFEQMELEFFCKPGEEIEWQNYWKTFASQWLKDLNLSEEATRLRDHDADELSHYSNATTDIEYRFPFGWGELWGIASRTDFDLKQHSEHSGEDFHYHDQETGEKYIPYCIEPSLGADRVTLAFLCDAYDEEGVEGSKDSRTVLHFHPALAPYKAAVLPLSKKLSGDAIKVFEELSANFSIDFDESQSIGKRYRRQDEIGTPYCITFDFDSLEDEKVTVRDRDTMEQVRMPITELNAFLAEKVKF, encoded by the coding sequence ATGGCAAAAGATATGGAAACAATTGTTTCATTAGCGAAACATAGAGGATTTGTATTCCCTGGTAGTGATATTTATGGTGGTTTATCAAACACATGGGATTATGGTCCACTAGGCGTAGAATTAAAAAATAACGTTAAAAAAGCTTGGTGGCAAAAATTCATTACACAATCTCCATATAACGTGGGTATTGATGCTGCAATTTTAATGAATCCAAAAACATGGGAAGCGTCTGGTCACCTTGGTAACTTTAACGACCCTATGATTGATAACAAAGATAGCAAAATCCGCTATCGTGCTGATAAAATTATCGAAGATTATATGGCAAATGAAAAAGGCGATGAAAATTTCGTTGCTGATGGTTTAAGCTTTGATGAAATGAAACGCATTATTGATGAAGAAGGTATTGTTTGTCCCGTAAGTGGAACAGCAAACTGGACTGATATTCGTCAATTCAATTTAATGTTCAAAACTTTCCAAGGTGTAACTGAAGATTCTACAAATGAAATTTTCTTACGCCCTGAAACTGCACAAGGTATTTTCGTAAACTATAAAAATGTTCAACGTACAATGCGTAAAAAATTACCATTTGGTATTGGTCAAGTAGGTAAGTCATTCCGTAATGAAATCACACCAGGTAACTTCATTTTCAGAACACGTGAATTCGAACAAATGGAACTAGAATTCTTCTGTAAACCAGGTGAAGAAATAGAATGGCAAAATTATTGGAAAACGTTCGCAAGCCAATGGCTAAAAGATTTAAACTTAAGCGAAGAAGCTACACGCTTACGTGATCATGATGCTGACGAGCTTTCTCACTATTCAAATGCAACTACTGATATTGAGTATCGATTCCCATTTGGCTGGGGTGAACTATGGGGCATCGCTAGCCGTACTGATTTCGACTTGAAACAACACAGCGAACACTCAGGTGAAGATTTCCATTACCATGATCAAGAAACAGGCGAAAAATATATTCCTTATTGTATCGAACCATCATTAGGTGCTGACCGTGTCACATTAGCATTTTTATGTGACGCTTATGATGAAGAAGGCGTTGAAGGTAGTAAAGATTCTAGAACTGTATTACACTTCCACCCTGCGCTTGCTCCGTATAAAGCAGCAGTATTACCATTGAGCAAAAAGCTATCTGGTGATGCGATTAAAGTATTTGAAGAATTGAGTGCTAACTTCTCTATAGACTTCGATGAATCACAATCAATTGGTAAACGTTATCGTCGTCAAGATGAAATCGGTACACCATACTGTATCACTTTCGACTTCGATTCTTTAGAAGATGAAAAAGTAACTGTACGTGATCGTGACACTATGGAACAGGTTCGTATGCCAATTACAGAACTAAATGCTTTCTTAGCTGAAAAAGTTAAATTCTAA
- a CDS encoding Nif3-like dinuclear metal center hexameric protein: MIIDELLKTINTHVPFDTAESWDNVGLLIGDKANKVTGILTALDCTEEIVDETLDKGYNTIICHHPLIFKGVKNITQQEGYGAIIRKLIKNDINLIALHTNLDVYPKGVNAMLSNKLGLEKQQILNPENIPYYKVQVFIPEENLSDFKDVLSEAGIAQEGDYQYCFFESPGTGQFKPVDSANPHIGEIDQISKVQEYKLEFMIDHTQRTLTQDLIIQHHPYETPVYDFIELTKQANYGLGMIGKLNEVTTVKKFVSHVKAQLKMPSVRFSGDVNANIETVAIIGGSGIGFEYAASQKGADIFVTGDIKHHDALDAKMAGVNLLDINHYSEYVMREGLCQLLEDWLNVDDKIFNIEASEINTDPFEYL, translated from the coding sequence ATGATTATAGATGAATTATTAAAAACTATTAATACACATGTACCTTTTGATACAGCAGAATCATGGGATAACGTAGGTTTATTAATTGGTGATAAAGCTAACAAAGTCACAGGTATATTAACAGCACTCGATTGCACTGAAGAGATTGTTGATGAAACGTTAGATAAAGGCTATAATACAATAATTTGTCATCATCCTCTTATTTTTAAAGGGGTGAAAAATATTACTCAACAAGAAGGATATGGGGCAATCATACGTAAACTAATTAAAAACGACATTAATCTCATTGCATTACACACTAACTTGGATGTTTATCCAAAAGGTGTGAATGCGATGCTTTCTAATAAATTAGGTTTAGAAAAACAACAGATTTTAAACCCTGAAAATATACCTTATTACAAAGTTCAAGTATTTATTCCTGAAGAAAATTTAAGCGATTTTAAAGATGTATTAAGTGAAGCAGGTATAGCTCAAGAGGGGGATTATCAATACTGTTTTTTCGAAAGCCCTGGCACTGGTCAATTTAAGCCAGTAGATAGTGCAAACCCACATATCGGTGAAATAGATCAAATTTCTAAAGTACAAGAATATAAATTAGAATTTATGATTGACCATACACAAAGAACTTTAACGCAAGACTTAATAATACAACATCATCCATATGAAACTCCGGTTTATGATTTTATAGAACTTACAAAACAAGCGAATTACGGTTTAGGCATGATAGGCAAACTTAATGAAGTTACGACAGTGAAAAAATTTGTGAGCCATGTTAAAGCACAATTAAAAATGCCAAGTGTACGTTTCTCTGGCGATGTTAACGCAAACATAGAAACAGTAGCTATTATAGGTGGATCAGGAATTGGATTTGAGTATGCAGCCAGTCAGAAAGGCGCTGACATCTTTGTCACAGGAGATATAAAACACCATGATGCATTAGACGCTAAAATGGCAGGCGTTAATTTATTAGATATCAACCATTACAGTGAATATGTAATGAGAGAAGGGCTATGCCAACTTTTAGAAGATTGGCTGAATGTTGATGATAAAATATTTAATATTGAAGCGTCTGAAATCAATACAGACCCCTTTGAATATTTATAA
- a CDS encoding helix-turn-helix transcriptional regulator: MSVIELSKRQQQIVEIVKNNGPITGEHIAERLNLTRATLRPDLAILTMSGILEARPRVGYYYSGKPKNKLIADELKQYVVKDYASHPVVVKSEMTVYDAICTIFLEDVSTLFVINNNGDFMGVCSRKDLLRASMMGEDIHTIPVNIIMTRMPNLSFVLEDERVIFAANLMIEKEIDSLPIVVKKENGKYEVKGRISKTTITKIFVSLLNE, encoded by the coding sequence GTGAGCGTTATAGAACTGAGTAAAAGGCAACAGCAAATTGTTGAAATTGTGAAGAATAATGGCCCAATTACTGGTGAACATATAGCTGAACGGCTGAATTTAACACGCGCGACTTTAAGACCCGATTTAGCTATTTTAACAATGTCTGGTATTTTAGAAGCTAGACCACGTGTTGGTTATTATTATTCTGGAAAACCCAAAAATAAATTAATAGCCGATGAATTAAAACAATATGTAGTTAAAGATTACGCATCTCACCCAGTAGTAGTAAAAAGTGAGATGACTGTTTATGATGCGATATGTACTATATTTTTAGAAGATGTTAGTACGCTGTTTGTAATTAACAATAACGGGGATTTTATGGGAGTTTGTTCACGTAAAGATTTATTAAGAGCTTCAATGATGGGGGAAGATATACATACGATACCCGTGAATATTATCATGACACGCATGCCAAATTTAAGTTTCGTTTTAGAAGACGAAAGAGTGATATTTGCAGCGAATCTCATGATTGAAAAAGAAATTGATTCTTTGCCTATTGTGGTTAAAAAAGAAAATGGAAAGTATGAAGTTAAAGGTCGCATTTCTAAAACGACGATAACTAAAATCTTTGTATCATTATTAAATGAATAG
- a CDS encoding pyruvate, water dikinase regulatory protein, whose amino-acid sequence MENIRIIVASDSVGETAELVARACISQFNPNQCDSEISRYPYIEALENVDEVISVAKDTEAIVVYTLVKPEIRKYMEAKISEFNIKSVDIMGPLMNILLDKIDEQPYFEPGLVHQLDEAYFKKIDAIEFAVKYDDGKDAKGLSKADIVLLGISRTSKTPLSQYLAHKSYKVMNIPIVPEVTPPDDLFNIDSSKCIALKISEEKLNKIRKERLKQLGLGDSARYATEQRIEEELNYFHDLVERIGCPIIDVSDKAIEETANDIISIIEQNSFKK is encoded by the coding sequence ATGGAAAATATTAGAATAATAGTCGCATCCGACTCAGTGGGTGAAACCGCAGAACTAGTAGCAAGAGCCTGTATTTCACAATTTAATCCAAATCAATGTGACAGTGAAATAAGCAGATATCCTTACATTGAAGCTTTAGAAAACGTGGACGAAGTCATTTCCGTCGCAAAAGATACTGAAGCAATTGTAGTTTATACATTAGTAAAACCAGAAATAAGAAAATATATGGAAGCGAAAATCAGTGAATTTAATATTAAATCTGTAGATATCATGGGGCCATTGATGAATATTTTATTGGATAAAATTGATGAACAGCCATATTTTGAACCGGGTCTTGTCCATCAATTAGATGAAGCTTATTTCAAAAAAATTGATGCTATTGAATTTGCTGTTAAATATGATGATGGTAAAGATGCAAAGGGTTTATCAAAAGCAGATATTGTCTTATTAGGAATCTCAAGAACTTCAAAAACGCCATTATCTCAATACCTTGCACATAAAAGTTATAAAGTTATGAACATTCCAATTGTACCCGAGGTTACACCACCAGACGATCTATTTAATATTGATTCATCTAAATGTATTGCTTTAAAAATAAGTGAAGAAAAATTAAATAAAATTCGTAAAGAACGCTTGAAACAACTTGGATTAGGAGACAGTGCTAGATATGCTACAGAACAACGTATTGAAGAAGAACTTAATTATTTCCATGACTTAGTTGAAAGAATCGGCTGTCCGATAATTGACGTATCAGATAAAGCGATTGAAGAAACTGCAAATGACATTATTAGTATTATAGAGCAAAATAGTTTCAAAAAATAA
- the dnaG gene encoding DNA primase, protein MRIEQSTINEIKEKTDILDLVSEYVKLEKRGRNYIGLCPFHDEKTPSFTVSEDKQICHCFGCKKGGNVFQFTQEIKDISFTDAVKELGERVNIKVETESSGSNQEGSHQVASDDLKMIEMHELMQEYYHYALKKTVEGESALNYLKERGFTDALIDARKIGYAPNNSHFCHDFLKKKGYDVQLAYEAGLLSRNEENFSYYDRFRDRIMFPLTNAQGRTVGYSGRTYTNQEPKYLNSPETPIFQKRRLLYNVDHARKSIRKTDELILLEGFMDVIKADQAGLKQVVASMGTQISQEHIAFIKKLTSNVTLMFDGDYAGTEATLKTGQILLQQGFNVFVVQLPKDMDPDEYIGKHGAEAFNYFVEHEKKSFIIYKVHTHQEEIENNDLAYERYLKEITNDISYMSSTILRKKILQEVSELFKVSLDSLNNIVGQQQDYYQPQDYHVPSAPQFNNLNKNEKAERALLKHFMNDKDTFLNYHKLVQLEDFTNEYFKRIFNILHEFYSENDTFNISDVLQYIDSNEIKEAFISLDNYLINEEPFEHEIDDYINTLTTNRSEETIESLNQKLREASRLGDLELQKYYLEKIVNHNKSRMN, encoded by the coding sequence TTGCGAATCGAACAATCTACAATTAACGAAATAAAAGAAAAAACTGATATACTCGATTTGGTTAGTGAGTATGTGAAGTTAGAGAAAAGGGGACGCAATTATATAGGTTTGTGTCCTTTTCATGATGAAAAGACCCCATCTTTTACCGTGTCAGAAGATAAGCAAATTTGTCATTGTTTCGGTTGTAAAAAAGGGGGCAACGTTTTCCAATTTACACAAGAAATTAAAGACATCTCTTTTACTGACGCTGTTAAAGAATTAGGGGAACGAGTTAATATTAAAGTTGAAACAGAATCGTCTGGTTCAAACCAAGAGGGCTCACATCAAGTTGCATCAGACGATTTAAAAATGATTGAAATGCATGAATTAATGCAAGAATATTATCATTATGCTCTGAAAAAAACAGTGGAAGGTGAATCTGCCCTAAATTATTTGAAAGAACGAGGTTTTACTGATGCGTTGATCGACGCGAGGAAAATTGGCTATGCGCCAAACAACTCACATTTTTGTCATGATTTTTTAAAGAAAAAAGGATATGATGTTCAACTGGCATATGAAGCTGGGTTGCTATCTCGAAACGAGGAAAATTTTAGTTACTATGACCGTTTTAGAGATCGTATTATGTTTCCGTTAACCAATGCACAAGGACGAACTGTCGGTTATTCTGGTAGAACATATACAAATCAAGAACCAAAGTATTTAAATAGCCCAGAAACACCAATATTTCAAAAGCGTAGATTACTATATAACGTTGATCACGCTAGAAAATCCATCAGAAAAACTGATGAATTAATTTTATTAGAAGGCTTTATGGATGTTATTAAGGCTGATCAAGCTGGTCTCAAACAAGTTGTTGCTAGTATGGGAACGCAAATATCACAGGAACATATAGCATTTATTAAAAAGTTAACATCTAATGTAACTTTGATGTTTGATGGGGATTACGCTGGTACAGAAGCTACATTAAAAACTGGACAAATTCTGTTACAACAAGGTTTTAATGTGTTTGTAGTGCAGTTACCTAAAGATATGGACCCTGATGAGTATATTGGGAAGCATGGGGCTGAAGCCTTCAATTACTTTGTAGAACATGAGAAAAAGTCGTTCATTATTTATAAAGTTCATACTCATCAAGAAGAAATTGAAAATAATGATTTAGCATATGAACGATATTTAAAAGAAATCACTAACGATATTTCTTATATGAGTTCAACTATCTTGCGGAAAAAGATATTGCAAGAAGTTTCGGAATTGTTTAAAGTTAGCTTGGATAGTCTAAATAATATAGTAGGACAACAACAAGATTATTATCAACCTCAAGACTATCATGTACCGTCTGCGCCACAATTTAATAATTTAAACAAAAATGAGAAGGCAGAACGTGCTTTACTTAAGCATTTTATGAACGATAAAGACACTTTTTTAAATTATCATAAATTAGTTCAATTAGAAGACTTTACAAATGAATATTTTAAGCGTATATTTAATATTTTACACGAGTTTTACTCTGAAAATGATACGTTCAATATTAGTGATGTATTACAGTACATTGATTCCAATGAAATTAAAGAAGCATTTATATCATTAGATAACTATTTGATAAATGAAGAACCTTTTGAACATGAAATTGATGACTATATAAATACACTGACAACTAATAGAAGTGAAGAAACTATTGAATCGCTTAATCAGAAGCTACGAGAAGCCTCAAGATTGGGTGATTTAGAATTGCAAAAATATTATTTAGAAAAAATTGTAAATCATAATAAAAGTAGAATGAATTGA
- a CDS encoding deoxyribonuclease IV produces the protein MLLGSHVSMNGKKMLEGSAEEAQKFGESTFMIYTGAPQNTRRKPIEELNIEKGHEVMKAHGLSNIVVHAPYIINIANTVKPHVFELGVEFLQSEIERTQALGAKDIVLHPGAHVGEGTDAGIKKIIEGLNEVLTNDNDVRIALETMAGKGSEIGRNFEEIARIIDGVDHNERLSVCFDTCHTHDAGYNVKEDFDGVLNEFDKIIGVDRIKVVHVNDSKNDIGAHKDRHENIGFGYIGFDALNYIVHHDTFKEIPKILETPYVGEDKKNKKPPYKLEIEMLKQQQFDPDLKSKILNQ, from the coding sequence ATGTTATTAGGGTCTCATGTATCGATGAATGGTAAAAAAATGTTAGAAGGCTCAGCTGAAGAAGCCCAAAAATTTGGTGAGTCTACATTTATGATTTATACAGGTGCGCCACAAAACACTAGAAGAAAGCCTATCGAAGAATTAAATATTGAAAAAGGTCATGAAGTAATGAAAGCTCATGGTCTATCAAATATTGTTGTGCATGCACCTTATATTATAAATATTGCTAATACAGTTAAACCACATGTCTTTGAACTTGGTGTGGAGTTCTTACAAAGTGAAATTGAACGTACACAAGCACTAGGCGCGAAAGATATAGTATTACACCCAGGTGCTCATGTTGGCGAAGGTACAGATGCAGGTATCAAAAAGATAATAGAAGGCCTTAACGAAGTTCTAACGAATGATAATGATGTTAGAATAGCATTAGAAACAATGGCTGGTAAGGGATCTGAAATTGGCAGAAACTTTGAAGAGATAGCCAGAATTATTGATGGAGTAGATCATAATGAAAGACTATCTGTCTGTTTTGATACATGTCATACACACGATGCCGGTTATAACGTAAAAGAAGATTTTGATGGTGTTTTAAACGAATTTGATAAAATTATAGGTGTCGATAGAATTAAAGTCGTGCATGTAAACGATAGTAAAAATGATATTGGAGCACATAAAGATAGGCACGAAAATATTGGATTTGGTTATATTGGGTTCGATGCGCTTAACTATATTGTACATCACGATACTTTTAAAGAAATTCCAAAAATATTAGAAACGCCTTATGTGGGTGAAGATAAAAAGAACAAGAAACCACCATATAAATTAGAAATTGAAATGTTAAAACAACAACAATTTGATCCAGATTTGAAGAGTAAAATTTTAAATCAATAA
- a CDS encoding DEAD/DEAH box helicase has translation MANHPFEKFNLEPSLIDAVKDLNFDQPTEIQSRVIPKIIKQVNLIGQSQTGTGKSHAFLLPLINSIDTEYKEPQAIVVAPTRELAQQLFDVASHITKFKEDVSVKLFIGGTDIEKDRSRAKNQPQLVIGTPTRINDLAKHGDLHVHLASYLVIDEADLMIDLGLIDEVDHIAIRLDEKAHIAVFSATIPKSLHPFLNKYLENPDFVEIENTEKNKKNIEFYLIPTKGEAKIEKTLKLIDVLNPYLCIIFCNSRDSADELANQLNAAGLKLGMIHGGLSPRERKQQMKRIRNLEFQYVIASDLASRGIDIDGVSHVINFDVPNDIDFFTHRVGRTGRGQYKGVAITLYSPDEENNVALIEQRGYHFENVDIKDDELKPIKAHNLRQSRKNKDDHLTNQLKYKVKSNKKKVKPGYKKKFKRDLDDLKRKERKQFSKQKSRQERKNRKG, from the coding sequence ATGGCAAATCACCCATTTGAGAAATTTAATTTAGAACCAAGTCTGATTGATGCTGTGAAAGATTTGAATTTTGATCAACCGACTGAAATTCAAAGCCGAGTAATACCAAAAATAATAAAACAAGTAAATTTAATCGGCCAATCACAAACAGGGACAGGTAAATCCCATGCATTTTTATTACCGTTAATCAATTCAATAGATACAGAATACAAAGAACCGCAAGCAATTGTTGTAGCTCCCACAAGAGAATTAGCGCAACAACTTTTTGATGTTGCTAGCCATATAACAAAATTTAAAGAAGATGTGTCAGTAAAATTATTCATAGGTGGCACAGATATTGAAAAAGATCGTAGTCGTGCAAAGAATCAACCACAACTTGTTATAGGGACACCTACACGTATTAATGATTTAGCTAAACACGGGGATTTACATGTACACTTAGCATCCTACTTAGTCATTGATGAAGCAGATTTAATGATAGATTTAGGGCTAATAGATGAAGTTGATCATATTGCTATAAGATTAGATGAGAAAGCACATATTGCAGTATTCAGTGCAACAATACCTAAATCGTTACATCCATTTTTAAATAAATATCTTGAAAATCCGGATTTTGTAGAGATAGAAAATACAGAAAAAAACAAAAAGAATATAGAATTCTATTTAATTCCAACAAAAGGCGAAGCCAAAATAGAAAAGACTTTAAAGTTAATTGATGTACTGAACCCATATTTATGTATCATTTTCTGTAATAGTAGAGACAGTGCTGATGAATTAGCAAACCAACTTAATGCAGCTGGTTTGAAATTAGGCATGATTCACGGTGGTCTTTCACCTAGAGAACGTAAACAACAAATGAAACGTATTAGAAATTTAGAATTCCAATACGTAATAGCTAGTGATTTAGCATCACGAGGTATTGATATTGATGGTGTAAGTCATGTAATTAACTTTGATGTACCAAATGATATTGATTTCTTCACACATCGTGTAGGACGTACTGGTAGGGGGCAATATAAAGGCGTTGCAATTACTTTGTACAGCCCTGATGAAGAAAATAACGTTGCATTAATTGAACAACGCGGCTATCATTTTGAAAACGTTGATATTAAAGACGATGAGTTAAAGCCTATTAAAGCTCATAATTTACGTCAATCACGTAAAAATAAAGATGATCATTTAACAAATCAATTAAAATATAAAGTTAAAAGTAATAAGAAAAAAGTCAAACCTGGTTATAAGAAGAAATTTAAACGTGATTTGGATGATTTAAAACGAAAAGAACGCAAACAATTTAGTAAGCAAAAGAGTAGACAGGAAAGAAAAAATAGAAAAGGATAG
- a CDS encoding metal ABC transporter ATP-binding protein, translated as MSTPVFELKNIDYYFDNKQVLENINIKINRGEFVAIVGPNGAGKSTLLKIILGLLPIQKGQIYVDGKDYNGNQSLLKISYVSQKAQAFKAGFPASVKEVVISGLTKRKKLFQWFNKKDEQSVKTVLSRLNIEHLIDKNIAELSGGQQQRVLIARALISEPSVLILDEPTSGIDAKHVSEFYETLDTLKNEGVTIILVTHDIGVVADTATEVACLNKHLHFHGTTEDFKSLDEVEISKIYGHPIQFVDHQHSRECCSS; from the coding sequence ATGTCTACGCCAGTATTCGAATTAAAAAATATAGATTATTATTTTGACAACAAACAAGTACTTGAAAATATAAATATTAAAATTAATAGAGGAGAGTTTGTTGCAATTGTAGGACCAAATGGTGCCGGGAAATCAACTTTACTAAAAATTATACTTGGCTTATTACCAATCCAAAAAGGCCAAATTTATGTTGATGGGAAAGACTATAATGGAAATCAATCTTTACTTAAAATTAGTTACGTTTCCCAAAAAGCACAAGCGTTTAAAGCAGGCTTCCCTGCTAGCGTTAAAGAAGTCGTGATCAGTGGGCTTACCAAGCGCAAGAAACTATTTCAATGGTTCAATAAAAAAGATGAGCAAAGTGTAAAAACTGTTTTATCACGTCTTAATATTGAACATTTAATTGACAAAAACATAGCTGAATTATCCGGTGGACAACAGCAAAGAGTGTTAATTGCACGTGCGTTAATCAGTGAACCATCTGTACTAATTCTTGATGAACCAACTAGTGGGATTGATGCAAAACACGTGAGTGAATTTTATGAGACTTTGGATACATTAAAGAATGAAGGTGTAACCATTATTCTTGTTACACATGATATTGGTGTTGTTGCAGACACAGCAACTGAAGTAGCTTGCTTGAATAAGCATTTACATTTTCATGGTACAACTGAAGATTTTAAATCGCTAGATGAAGTTGAAATATCAAAAATTTATGGTCATCCTATTCAATTTGTTGATCATCAGCATAGTAGGGAGTGTTGTTCGTCATGA
- the rpoD gene encoding RNA polymerase sigma factor RpoD: protein MSGNKVKVKKQTIDPSLTLEDVKKQLIEKGKKEGHLSHEEVAEKLQNFEMDSDQMDELFDQLTDNDISLVNEKDSSDKDSKLNLNDLSAPPGVKINDPVRMYLKEIGRVDLLNAQEEIELAKKIEQGDEVAKSRLAEANLRLVVSIAKRYVGRGMLFLDLIQEGNMGLIKAVEKFDFNKGFKFSTYATWWIRQAITRAIADQARTIRIPVHMVETINKLIRVQRQLLQDLGRDPAPEEIGEEMDLPPEKVREILKIAQEPVSLETPIGEEDDSHLGDFIEDQEAQSPSDHAAYELLKEQLEDVLDTLTDREENVLRLRFGLDDGRTRTLEEVGKVFGVTRERIRQIEAKALRKLRHPSRSKRLKDFMD from the coding sequence ATGTCTGGAAATAAAGTTAAAGTTAAAAAGCAAACCATTGATCCATCTCTAACTTTAGAAGATGTAAAAAAACAATTAATTGAAAAAGGTAAAAAAGAAGGGCACCTAAGCCATGAAGAAGTTGCTGAAAAATTACAAAACTTCGAAATGGATTCTGACCAAATGGATGAACTATTTGATCAATTAACAGATAACGATATTAGTTTAGTTAATGAAAAAGATAGTTCTGATAAAGATTCTAAATTGAATCTAAACGATTTAAGTGCACCTCCAGGTGTAAAAATAAATGATCCAGTTCGTATGTATCTAAAAGAAATTGGACGAGTAGATTTATTAAACGCTCAAGAAGAAATTGAATTGGCTAAAAAAATTGAGCAAGGCGACGAAGTTGCCAAATCTCGTTTAGCCGAAGCTAACTTACGTCTTGTTGTTAGTATCGCGAAGAGATATGTAGGTCGTGGCATGTTATTCTTAGACCTTATCCAAGAAGGTAATATGGGATTAATAAAAGCTGTTGAAAAATTTGATTTTAATAAAGGATTTAAATTTTCAACTTATGCAACGTGGTGGATTCGTCAAGCGATTACGCGTGCCATTGCTGACCAAGCGCGTACAATACGTATTCCTGTTCACATGGTTGAAACAATCAACAAGTTAATCCGTGTTCAGAGACAATTATTACAAGACTTAGGCCGTGACCCTGCTCCTGAAGAAATCGGAGAAGAAATGGACTTACCTCCTGAGAAAGTAAGAGAAATACTGAAAATTGCTCAGGAACCTGTTTCATTAGAAACGCCAATAGGTGAGGAAGATGACAGTCATTTAGGGGATTTCATTGAAGACCAAGAAGCGCAAAGCCCTTCTGATCATGCAGCTTATGAACTATTAAAAGAACAATTAGAAGATGTATTAGACACATTAACTGATCGTGAAGAAAATGTATTGCGTTTACGTTTTGGATTAGATGATGGTAGAACACGTACACTAGAAGAAGTTGGTAAAGTATTTGGTGTTACAAGAGAACGTATTCGTCAGATAGAAGCAAAAGCACTTAGAAAATTAAGACATCCAAGTAGAAGCAAACGTCTAAAAGATTTTATGGACTAA
- a CDS encoding tRNA (adenine(22)-N(1))-methyltransferase TrmK has protein sequence MIPLNQRLKRVSYYIKGEYLADIGSDHAYLPIFAIENKLTRRAIAGEVIKGPFDASKRNVCEHQLSHHIDVRLGDGLTVIQDGDPITTITICGMGGPLIAKIISDGANKLCNKPRLVLQSNIQSSAIRNKLTELNYGIIAEEIMEEKGHIYEIIVAEYFEKIPPMTQIELKFGPELVKDKNDLFNKKWEREKEALLKIKNNLNPKIHAQRLDEINDELDLINEVL, from the coding sequence ATGATTCCATTAAATCAAAGATTAAAAAGAGTAAGTTATTATATTAAAGGTGAATATTTAGCAGATATTGGTTCGGATCATGCTTATCTACCTATTTTTGCTATAGAAAATAAATTAACAAGAAGAGCAATTGCAGGCGAAGTCATTAAAGGGCCTTTTGATGCTTCTAAACGAAACGTATGCGAACATCAACTCAGTCACCATATCGATGTACGATTAGGTGACGGGTTAACTGTTATACAAGATGGAGATCCTATAACTACAATTACTATATGTGGCATGGGTGGTCCTCTTATAGCTAAAATTATAAGTGATGGCGCCAATAAATTGTGTAATAAACCGAGATTGGTGTTACAAAGTAATATACAGTCAAGCGCCATTAGAAATAAGCTTACTGAATTAAATTATGGCATAATAGCTGAAGAAATTATGGAAGAAAAAGGCCATATCTATGAAATTATTGTTGCTGAGTACTTCGAAAAAATACCACCTATGACTCAAATAGAATTAAAATTTGGACCCGAATTGGTTAAAGATAAAAATGATTTATTTAACAAAAAATGGGAACGTGAAAAAGAAGCATTATTAAAGATAAAGAATAATTTAAATCCTAAAATACATGCCCAACGTTTAGACGAAATTAATGATGAGTTAGATTTAATTAATGAGGTGTTATAA